From the bacterium genome, the window GAAATGATACCTATTTTTTTACCATCAAATTTATAATCGCCTTCAACAACGAAGTTAATGGGTGTTGTTTCAGCATATTTCTTGAGTTCTGCGAGGCGTTTTTCAAGCGCAACATGGAGAACTCTCGCGTGTGCAGGAATAACAACCCTCTGTTTGAAATCCGGCTTGTAATCCTTCACTGGCACCTCGACCCTGTCCTTAAGATCGACCAAGCCGAGACTGTGGCATAGACGAGTGCTCATCCTGAGAAGAACAGGCGTATTAAACCGCTCAGACATATCCATACCGATTGCGACCATTTCCTTCGCCTCTTGGCTATCCGAAGGCTCCAGAAGGGCTATCTTCATGAATTCGGCATAACGGCGGTTATCCTGTTCGTTTTGCGAGGAGTGCATTCCGGGGTCATCGGCCGAGACAAGTATAAAGCCGCCATTGACACCGGTATATGCGAAGCTGAACAGAGGATCGGCCGCAACATTCACTCCGACATGTTTCATGGTGGTTATAGTCCTTGCACCTCCATACGAAGCTCCTACGCCTACCTCGACTGCGACTTTTTCATTCGGCGCCCATTCGCAATAAATATCATCCTTATATTTAACCACATTTTCGAGAATTTCTGTCGATGGCGTTCCGGGATATGCGGTCGCAACCTTAATTCCGGCCTCGTATGCGCCACGGGCTACCGCCTCATTCCCCGATAATAACACTTTTTCTGACATAAATAACCTCCATATTTAATTTATACAAGTTACTAAATTTAACCAATCGAGACCCTAAAATCAAACTGTTTATCGCTATTCTTTCTATTTGTAATATCCTCTCAGGCACAAATGCGATAAAATTCGATTATTGAATAGTGGCGGACATGAGGCTCGCTCGCTTATAATACATAAAATCTAAAGCGCAATTGAAAGCCCACAAGCCTGTGACTAAATGGATGACGCTGACCAAATATTCATTCAAGTATCGACATTGATGGCACTTTCTCACTGTGTTCGCGCTTTTATAAAAATGATGAAGGTGAATTAACAAGAAAAGGGGGTAAAAGAACCACCTATTCAATAATAATATCCAATACGTGAAATCCAATCCCTGTTTGTTTTAATGCTTGAAATTCAATCTCACAAATGGATAGGTTCTGTCATCGGTGGAATCTGATTTGGAAATAATTAAACCGTTTTTGGAAATAGTCTTGCCATTACCCCATGCTACTCCAACCTCGATTGTAGGTCTTAAAAGTGCAGATTTCAAAAACCAGAATTCAAAACCTCCCGAAAGATATAGACCGTATCCCTCGGCATATTTTGCCTCCGGGTTTTCAAGGAAGCGCATCTTATAAATGGAAGGTTCAGATGTTTTTCCTTGCCCAAAACCAGCTTTGATTATAAAAGGGAAGTATTTCCATACATTTCGGCCAAGGAAGACCTTTCCGCTGAGCTCATGTTCAGTTATCCATCCATGGGCTGTGGGGCGAAATGGATTGGAATCAAGAACAAAGATGTAATATAATTCGGAGGACCACAAATCTCCATAAAACCATGTAATTCCGGTTTTTAGCGCGGTTGGGAATGGTGAAAGGACAATCTCGTAATCGAATCCCGCTGAAATTGCTTTTTTTTGAAGCCCCGGAATAGCACCCGATATATCAACACCGAGCACCACATCTGAGGGATAAGGTCCGTAAGCATCCTGATCATCGACAACCCAGACTATCGATGGATTGAAATAAAGCCATTTTTTAAGTTGAAGCGATTCTTTTTCTCCAGAGTATAATGATATTTTTTTGCTCCAAAAACCGAATTTTTTCACCTTGAATTGGTTGAACTCGTCGTCCAAAAGCAAGGGAACTTTGCACCAAGTCTTAGAAGTCGCCAATTTGCGGCAACAAGGCTTCGCCCTAATCGCCCTTATACGCCTGATATAATGATAGCGATATGATGCTCGAAAATAACCGAATTTCAACGGTTCGAGGCGAACTTCTTCGGGGTCCTCATTGTAACTAAGCCATGTGATCGTGGGATAGTGCTTATCACTGAAAACTAATATCGGCGAGCGGTTGATCGAGTCTATATAATCGACCTCGCATTGCTCGCCCATCACACGTAAGTCCGGTTTAAAAAACCTGAAAGGTAAAGAATCTTCGGGGACTTCCATAAAAAGCAGATCAGCGGTTATAAGATTCATACCGATAGAATCTTCTTTACCCAGCATTATTTTCCGAGAGTTTCCAGAGATTATTTCTTTCCAATCAGCTCTATAAGAACACAGGAAAGAGTCGGGTTTCTGGCCCTTCGGAACACCCTTTATCAGAAAGAAAGAGGAATCGGATTTCGAATCGGGTTCTATAAAGGCAAAATCAAAATCTGGGTAATCTTCCCAGTCAAAATTTTCATACTTAACACGAATCGTATCCACGCAACCTGCAGCGGAAAAGAGGTAAAAATCGGCTTTATAAGCGTAAAGCGTTATTACGAATATTATTAGGGGAAATATTCTTTTTAGCAAAGCAGACATCAGACATTAAATCAATAATCAGAATGTTACATCAAATCGACTACCGAATGTCTCTTCCGATGGATTCTGAAACAGAAATTCCCTCTTTTGGTTTTCATATTTTTGGATATTACCCAGTTTAAAGGTCTTTTTCCCAACTTCCAGTGACACCGCCTCCAAGCGACCATGAACCGGTTTCGTTCGCATTTGCGATATCCTCTACGCGATATTTAAAATCGAACTCGAAACCGAATTGGTTTTTGGGTTTGTATGTCACTCCACCAAGCAATTCCGCCCCGATTGTGAGTTCGGTTTTGTCATCCTGTTCTGCTGTATAATCATATTGGCGAAAATTAACACCTAGACCGACACCGGTATAAGGGTCAAATACTCCGATGCCAAAAGGATGCACCTCACCATCTACAGCGATAGGGATATAGGTTATTTCTGCATCGTTGTAGTTGTATTGAGTCCAAGAACCGCTACCAGTAGCAGCGAGGAAGGCGTTAAAGCGATATTTTCCTTTAATCGTGAACATGGGCGCAATTTT encodes:
- a CDS encoding outer membrane beta-barrel protein, which produces MKKFILMILVVLLASVAFSADKGHISLTAKVEIYDPPGSAKIAPMFTIKGKYRFNAFLAATGSGSWTQYNYNDAEITYIPIAVDGEVHPFGIGVFDPYTGVGLGVNFRQYDYTAEQDDKTELTIGAELLGGVTYKPKNQFGFEFDFKYRVEDIANANETGSWSLGGGVTGSWEKDL